In Ciconia boyciana chromosome 17, ASM3463844v1, whole genome shotgun sequence, the genomic stretch tattgGAAAGAACCTGAATATGCAAAATACCTGAAGTAAGTGTTAAAATCACTTGggtttctgcattttaatgatTTGATGTTTACCTTTTGTTATGTACTGTACAGCAGCATGTCAGTATTTGACTTCTGCCTGTAACCTTACCTTTGTCTTCCCCACTGTGTTTATATGCAACataaattttcctgtttccaaCAGTCCAGATGTAGCAAGAATAGACAAAAGTATAAAACTTGTCTTTCATGAGTCATGCATGGAATCTTCCTTTTGTGGCCTGTATCTGCACGTTaccatttgtttaaaataaaactattgaCCATGATGGTACAAAACTACTTCAGATAGGCCCAGTAAGCACACGTTAAGAGTGATTTTTGCATTGTTGATGCTTACACGAAACAAAGGATGACTTTGCGTTTTTGTGAGTGTGCAAAATCCTTCAAATTTTGGGAGACCAGTTATTGGTTATATTCCTTAAATGAGCTCTGAAAACAGATACTGTAGCTGTTACATATTTGTTTTAGTAAAATCTATAGCCATTAGAAAAGCTACTCTAAGCAAGCATGTATATCCATTTATAAACTGTTACAGGACTCCTTGTTTCCTAGTCTAATGCTGAAGTTACTAAGTTACAGTGTGTGGAATATGTACAGTCTTAAGTGGTTTGATACTTGAATAAAGCACATAcataataaaatcaaaataatgaaCTGCAGAATTATTGGAGACTCCAGTTTTAGTGTACCTTGTAAAAACTTGTATTACagtatgcttatttttaatccagGTATCCTCAATGTTTGCATATGTTAGAGCTGCTCCAATATGAACATTTCCGCAAAGAACTGGTAAATGCTCAGTGTGCTAAATTTATTGATGAGCAACAGATTCTTCACTGGCAGCACTATTCACGGAAAAGAATGCGCCTCCAGCAAGcacttgcagagcagcagcaacaaaacaacacctctgtaaaatgagaaatgcTTGGAAGAGTGATGATAAGGTGTACTTTGTGTCAGTTGAAGTATT encodes the following:
- the MED31 gene encoding mediator of RNA polymerase II transcription subunit 31, which produces METDDTGNRLRFQLELEFVQCLANPNYLNFLAQRGYFKDKAFVNYLKYLLYWKEPEYAKYLKYPQCLHMLELLQYEHFRKELVNAQCAKFIDEQQILHWQHYSRKRMRLQQALAEQQQQNNTSVK